Below is a window of Flavobacteriales bacterium DNA.
TTTGCATATGGGTACGCGGGAGTATGATGTATGATTTGGTGATGTATGATGTGCCCCTCGTTCGGCGAAGGTTGTACCTTCGTCGTACTATTCTGTCGCTTGTAGCTACTCCCAAGTCCACAAATGATAATGCGGATTGAGATGCGAGGAATCTGTAAGGACCGTATACTCTTTGCCAATCTCTACTTACTGATAATCCTGCCACCCCACCAATATTAACGGTGACCAATACTGCCTACTGCCTACTGCCTACTATCTACAGATCACTCCCCATCTTCTCGCCCTTCTTAATCGGTTTTCTGAACACGATCTGATTATCGAATACGTCCATCACCACATCCTGTCCTTTGTCGATGGTGCCGGCAAGAAGGCTTTTGGATAGGGCATTGAGCACCTCTTTCTGAATAAGCCTTTTGATCGGACGAGCACCGAACTGCGGATCAAATCCTTTTTCAGCGATGTAGTTCACAGCATCTTCGGATATGGTCAACCGGATGTCCTGCTTGAGTACAGTTTGCTGGAGCTGCTGCATCTGTAGTTTCACGATGTTGTGAATGTCCTTTTCGGTCAGTGGTTCGAACATGATCAGTTCATCCACCCGGTTCAGGAATTCGGGGCGCATGGTTTTCTTCAGCAACGTCAGCACTTCTTTCTTGGTGCTTTCCATGACCACTTCACGGTTCTTGGCGGTGAGGCTTTCGAAATTTTCACGGATGATGTCCGATCCGAGGTTCGAGGTCATGATGATGATGGTGTTCTTGAAGTTGGCGATACGTCCTTTATTGTCTGTCAACCTGCCATCGTCAAGCACCTGCAGCATGATATTAAACACATCGGGGTGTGCTTTTTCAATCTCATCGAGTAGGATCACACTGTAGGGCTTTCTGCGTACCGCTTCTGTAAGCTGACCACCTTCATCGTAGCCAACGTATCCGGGAGGGGCGCCTACCAGTCTGGAAACCGCATGTCTTTCCTGGTACTCACTCATGTCTATCCTTGTCATCAGGTTTTCATCATTGAAAAGGTAGTTGGCAAGTGCCTTGGCCAGCTCGGTTTTTCCCACGCCGGTGGTGCCGAGAAAGATGAATGACCCGATGGGACGCTTCTCGTCCTGCAGACCAGCGCGACTTCTTCTGACGGCATCCGCAACCGCGGCGATGGCCTCTTCCTGTCCCACCACACGTTTGTGGAGTTCATCTTCCAGGTGCAACAGTTTGTCTTTTTCACTCTGCAACATTTTATTCACCGGAATGCCTGTCCACCGGGATACCACCGCAGCGATATCTTCGGAGTCCACTTCCTCTTTGATCATTTTGTTGCCTTGCTGTTCTTCGGCCAGTTTTTTCTTGAAGGATTCCAGCTGGGCTTCGGCTTCTTTGATCTTTCCGTAACGAAGTTCGGCAACCCGTTCATAATTTCCGGCGCGTTCTTCCTGCTCTGCTTCCAGCTTGAAGTTCTCAATATCTTCTTTGGCTTGCTGAATACCTTCGACGACTTCCTTCTCCGCCTGCCATTTTGCTTTCAGGTTGTTTCGTTCATCGGAGAGGTTGGCGATCTCTTCGGAAAGCTTCTTCAATTTCTTTTCATCCTTTTCCCTTTTGATGGCTTCTCTTTCAATCTCAAGCTGACGGATTTTGCGTTCTACCTCGTCCAGTTCAACGGGCATGGAATTGATCTCAAGTCTCAGTTTGGATGCGGCTTCGTCTACCAGGTCGATGGCCTTATCGGGCAGAAAGCGGTCTGTGATATAGCGCTGAGAAAGCTCTACCGCAGCGATGATGGCTTCGTCCTTGATGCGCACCTTATGGTGTGTTTCATATTTTTCTTTCAGACCACGAAGGATAGAAATGGCATCATCCGTGTCAGGTTCGTCGATGGTCACTTTTTGAAAGCGACGTTCCAGGGCCTTATCTTTTTCAAAGTACTTCTGGTATTCCGCCAGGGTGGTCGCGCCAATGGCACGGAGTTCACCTCTTGCAAGTGCAGGTTTGAGGATATTGGCGGCATCCATCGCTCCTTCGCCGCCTCCGGCACCCACGAGGGTATGAATCTCGTCAATGAAAAGTACAATGTTTCCTTCCGCGCCAGTCACTTCTTTGACTACGGCTTTCAGGCGCTCTTCGAACTCACCTTTGTATTTTGCTCCCGCAACCAGGGCGCCCATATCCAGTGAAAAGATTTGTTTTGATTTAAGGTTCTCCGGGACGTCGCCGTTGATGATGCGATGGGCAAGGCCTTCCGCAATGGCAGTCTTACCAACACCGGGTTCACCGATCAGTATGGGGTTGTTTTTTGTCCTTCTGGAAAGGATTTGCAGCACGCGACGGATCTCGTCATCCCGTCCGATCACCGGGTCCAGCTTCCCGTTACGCGCCATTTCGTTGAGGTTGTTGGCGTATTTATTCAACGCATTATAAGTTTCTTCGGCGCTGTGGCTGGTCACCCTTGAGCCTTGTCTCAGGTCGGTAACCGCGGCTTGCAGGTCTTTTTCCGTGACTCCGCTGTCTTTGAGCAATTGGGCTGCCGCATCATTCCCGTGAAGGATGCCTTGTATCAGATGTTCAACAGACACGAATTCATCCTTATGGTCATGCATGAGGTTCATGGCTTTCTGAACGGCGGCGTTACCGCTTCGTGAAAGATATTGTTCATTTCCACTGACCTTGGGAAATGAGGTGATGATGGCATCCAGGGCTTTCGTAAGGGTAGGAATGTTTACATTCAGTTTCTTCAGAAGAAAAGGTGTGACATTCTCATCCACGTTGAGGATGCCTTTAAGTATATGTGCAGGTTCAATGGCCTGATGCTGATGCCCGGATGCAATTTGCTGGGCTTGCTGAATGGCCTCCTGCGATTTCAATGTAAATTGGTTCAGGTTCATGTCTGATGTATTTTGATGTACACATTCCACCATGGAACATACTGAATGGTTATCATCAAAATCTCATCCAAGCCGGATAAGGGGAAGAAAACCGGAAATTTTGGCTGGAAGAGGTTTTGCTGAGAAATAAAACCAGGTCAGGTTGACACGGGAATTGAATTTTGGTCCGAATATTCTGCCGATTTTTCAGGTGTGCCCCTTCTGTAAATACATCTGATATTTTGAGTGGGGAGATAAAAAAAGAGGCTGCCTTACGGGACAACCTCTCTCAACTGCAAAGTTCAGCAATCGGGAAATTGAACCCAAATCATGCAATAGAGAAAAAAACTATTGCATGACGCATAAGAAAATCAAATACCACCGATTATCTTCTTCGGAAGAATTTCTTGATTTTCTACGCGGGGTAACCCCAGCTAATACATTTAGTTCAGCGCGAAAAGCACTTCCTAATGCATAACCTGGGTTAAAATGAATGGTTACTTGTTCTCAACGATAATTTTTTGGGATTGACCGTCAGAAGTTTTTACCATGTAAATGCCAGACTCCAGTTTGCTAACGTCAATGGAGGTGGCTTGTGCTTTGGAAATCACCAGGCGACCTTCCAGGGTGTAAATCTCAACATCGGTAGCTTCTTTGATGAAGAGTGTACCAGATACGGGATTTGGGGAAGCGAAGTTGGATGATGGAGTGGATTCCATTTCCTCGTTCGTGATCGCATGTGCTTTATGTCCGTGGAAGCCAAAGTTCTTCGAAACCAGGAACAATTGGCTGCCTTCGGCCAGCTTTGAGTTGTTGATCATGTCGCTGCGAACGCTGTGTGCCTGAACATCACCGATCAGCAGTGTTTCTCCCGGGCTGGTGATGAACAGTGATGTTACATCCAGTACACCTGAAGATTCCCAGTTACCAATGTCGGTAGGATTGTTATCCACCTGCATGAAAGGAACGGCATTGCGGTCCATTTCAAGGATCCTTTGGATGTCACCGGTTGCAGGGTCCAGTTGCCATGCAGAGGCTTCGATGCCGCTGGTAAGACCAAAACCGGAAACGGAACGGTCTTCCTGAAGATAGATAAAGCCATTGTCAGACCATACCAGGTTGTCCGGGCTGCGGATACCGAAATCAGGACCGGCAACGATTCCGTTACCTGCATCGTCACCATCATAAGCAATGCGTATGTTGGCTTTGATGTTGTTGATAGAGGCCAGCGGGCTGTTTAACTGGGACTGCAAATCCTGATCATCAAAGTCGATGATGTAGGTTGTACCCCATGAATCCGCACCACCGAACAAGCTGCTACGTCCTGTAGAAGCCAAAACCACTTGTGTTCCGTCATAAGGATTTGTAGACAGGTCTTCAGGGCGTGAGAATTTGAAACCACCCACGGCAGCAGCCATGGTATACTGTGTGGATTGATCGGCAAAGCCAAGGGCGTCATAGCCAGGCAGACCGGCATTGGCGGCGTCGAAGTGATCGATACGCACGAATTTTCCGTCGCGTGAGCTGCCGGTGCCGTTAAAGGTGGTTGGGTCGATCTCGCCGCTTCCTGCATAGTCGTCAGATACCCAAACATACAGATGGCCGTTGGACAGACCGTTTCTCTTCAGAAAAGATTTGTTTGGGTTGTAGCCACTGGCGTTGGAGTTTTTCTCACCTACATAAAGGTAAAGGGGAGCACCACCGGAATCATCACCGATGAGGAAAGCCACTTTGTTTGAGTGGAAGTTCTCAATAACAGTTACGCTTTCAAAAGCGGCGCGTCCTGCCATCGGGATTACATATAGATCCTTTTTATTTACGTCAAGCGCTGTGAGCTGTCCGTTTCCGGTTTCTTCTCCGGTGAAGTAGATATCATCCCAGAAACCATATTCGAATTTGCTTACACCTGAGCTTGAGCAAAATCTGTCGAAGCCATCGGTGCCAAGGGCTGCGCCCGGGTTGATTTGAAAGCCGCTTGTAACGACATTTCCTGCGCGATCATAGATGGTGTTGAAAGCCAGTCCGACAGCGTCAACCTTCCGGTCGATGCGTGAAATGGAAACGCTGCTGATGCGGGCTCCTGTGAGCATGGTGCCGTTTGCAAGCTGGTATTGATAACCAACACCGTCACCAAATTCATGATTAACAAGTACACGTACGTGGCTGCCGTTTTTCCAGGCTGCAATTCCGTCAAACAGGCCGGGAATCTGATATCCGAACTCATCCTGGTTGACATCGTCACCGTCGTTGTTTGTCTCACCGGTTGTAAGCAGGGCTGAGTACTGCCAACCGTTCTTGATGTTTTGAGTAACACCTTTCATCATAGGTGCTTCATCGGTCACAAAATCTTGTGCCGCTACCTGGTTGCCTGCTGTTGCTGCGACCAGGCCAGCCAGAAGCGTCATTCTGGCGAAGCTGTTCGTTTTTTTCATTTGGGATTCCTCCGTTAAAAAAAAGGTTTGTAAATAAGGTTTTCTTGTCGGGAGTAAAACTATCCGATTAAGATGGCGCTATATTTTCCTTACCTTTAAGAAAGTCTTGTGATAATGTTCAGTTATCGTGTTGACAGTATGAACAGACCCGTTAACGTTGGGGTTTAAGGTTTAAGGTTTAAGGTTTAGGGTTTAAGGTTACCGGGAGGTAAGCAGTTGTTTTAATAGTTCACAATCCGATGTCGTCATTTCAACAACATATACAAGGAAGCAAGCCGGTACTGGTAGACTTCTATGCAGAGTGGTGTGGTCCCTGTAAAATGATGCCGCCGATCCTTAAAGAGGTCAAGGCGCAATTGGGTGATGCTGTAACCATCCTGAAAGTGGATGTGGATAAGAATCCTCAGGTGGCTATGCAATATAGGGTGCAGGGTGTGCCTACGCTTATTTTATTCAGGAATGGTGAAGTAAAGTGGCGCCAGTCAGGTGTGTTGCCGGCGGCACAGTTGGTGGAGGTTATAAAACGCGGATAAGCCATGTTTGGCTCAGTAGGGTAGGGGGGAACTCATTACCGTTTTTCCGGTATCTCTGGAATGTATTACCGTCGACCTTTTTTTCTTCTTGTCACCCGGGCACTGTCATTCAAATCTTTTACGATATTTCTAACCGGTAGATCAATGGATTTTTCAAGCTTGGAAAGCGCTTCACATGCGTCGTTGTAGTTGTTTGTGTCTATAAGGACGAGCTGCAATGAGTTGTCCTGGTTCCTAAGTACAATGTTGTAAGAAGAACGGTGCACGCTCGTTTTAACGATACTTCTGTTTGTATGCCAATAGTCCTTTATTAACACCATTTCATGATATAGTGTGATCGGATGCCATACACCGTAACGAAATCTCAGGAATAGACGGTAGAGCCTTACGGTCTTCTTTTTTGTATCAATCTCAACACCTTCCTGTCCTATGGCAAGACTGATAAGTGGGATGATTAACAATGCGGAAATGATTGCTACGACCCATGCACCATAGTTTAATGCAAGAATGATAAAGATGCTGCCAAAGGATGTACCTCCTATGCCCAGAAAGGAACGCTTCCCTCTGAACATAGGGCCGCGATGAATGGTGATAATATTTTGTTCAGGCATTATATAATAAAGTATAATTGCTTATTGTATTTTGATGTATTTTCCACCGCGAGAATTGAATATAGAACAAATATAACCCTTATGTATACCCGGATCAAAGCAGTAAGCGGACAGATACACTCCCGTGAAGCGCTGTTAGTGGCCTTCTCGAAAATGCTCGAGCGTGCGGGTTATTATGGGTTGCGTGGGATACTGGTATTATATATGGTAGGGGAGACCATGTCTATGTCTGCTACAGAAGCTTTCCAGCTCTATACGTTCTTTACCGCTGCTGTCGCATTATCTCAGGTATTCGGAGGGATCATCGGTGACCTGTTACTTGGTAACAAACGAGCGGTGTTGGTTGGGGCTTTATTGCAGTCCGTGGGTGCGTTTGTGATTGGTATTCCATCTCACTCCATGTTGTACACCGGGGCGGGTCTGGTGGTATTGGGATCCGGTATCTACACACCGAATATTGCTTCTCAATTTGCGAAGCAGTATCTGAAGACCCCGAAGTTACTCGACGCGGGTTTTACCATATTTTACATTCTGATTACAGCAGGTGCATTTGTTGGAGCAATTGTGATTGGCGAAGTTGGGGAATCGCATGGTTGGGAATATGGTTTTGCTACCTCGGGCGTAATAATACTGCTGGCCGTTTTGCCGATGTTGTTTATAAAGACAGAACAGGAGGCCGAAGGGACTTCAGATGCCAGGGGGGGTATCAAAAATATATGGTATATCATATTGGGAGCACTAGTGGTAGGTCTCTTTTGGTTGCTATATTCTTTGTATGGAGCCATGATATTTGATATACACGATAAACTGAGGCAGTTGAATGTGCTGACAGTTTCGAAGGGAATTACGGGCATCTTTGATAGTATAGTGTTGGTTGGGGGCCTGTTGATTGCTTTGTTTGTCTGGAGCTATTATTATAGCCATCAGTTTACAAAGCTTGCCATAGGTTTTCTGGCTGCAGGCATGGGGATGTTGGCGCTTTTGATCATAGGGGACACGCCCACGGCACAGCATCTACCGGTATTTATAAGTGCCATAGTGCTGGTAGCGATCGGTGAAGTACATGTTGGACCCGTCTTTTATGGTTTGCTGGCACGCTATTCCAACCCGAAGTATCTCGCCATTACAATGGGGCTGGCATTCGTGCCTTCATATGTGATCGCCAGCTTTTTTCCACTGAGCTATCTATTATCTGATAAACTCAAATGGTCACCTGATACAATCCTCATGACAGGTATCACTATAACTACAGGAATCGGAGTGGTGTTGCTTGCTGTCGTTTACATGGTTAGGATAAACTCCCGAAAACGCGAATTGGCTGAATAACTATTTCTCCGCTCTTTCTTTCAACGCCTGGTTCATTTTTTCAAATCCGGCCCTGGTTTGGGTCTCCAACATTTTTTTGAAAAGCGGAACAAGGATGCCTTTGAATTTTTCCCGTTGTATAAATTGGGTTTGTCCGTTCTCTTTTTCCTGAAGTTCGAAGATATGCTCTCCGTCAAACAACCCGGGGATCAACAAATGGCCGAGCCAGCGGAATTCCTTTCCCGGTTTGTAAGCCAGACAGCGGGGTTTGAATACCATCGGTTTTCCACCGGGAGGTTGCAGGGTTACCTTGAACGAGGCGCCCTCTGAGATCTGCCCTTCCACAGAAGTGACAAACGGGTTCCATGAAGGGTAGGAGGGGAAGTCTGACAGGTGTTCCCAGATCTTATCCGGCCCCGCACCAATCATGATTTCTGTTTTAAGTTCGTAAGCCATAATGATAAGTCTTTTGGTTTCGTTAGTTGAATTCGTAGCATCTTTGGTACTCATCCCATTAGCACACCTGCCTGCCCTGCAATGGCCTTGGCGTCGGCTGGCAGGTCACCACATCACCCATCACCACATCATCACATCACCAAATCACTTCGTCGTCTGGTCTTCATACATATCCGTGAACACCTGGTCCACGGGTTCCCACAGTTCAATCTTGTTGTTTTCAGGGTCGAGGATATGCACGAACTTGCCGTATTCGTAAGTTTCGATCTCATCGCAGATGGTCACCCCAGCGGCTTTGAGTTCTTCCACCAGTGCCTCGATGTTTTCCACGCGGTAGTTAATCATGAACTCTTTTTGTGAAGGTTCAAAGTAGGTGGTCTTGTCGTCAAAGGGGCTCCATTGCAGGTATCCCTTTTGGTCGGGTTGATCCGAAGACCTGAACTCAAACAGAGATCCGTATTGGTTTGTATTCAGTCCGAGTTGGTCACGGTACCAATCTTTCATGGCATCCGGGTCTTTGCATTTGAAGAAAATCCCACCGATGCCGGTAACTTTTTTTGATTTGCTCATTGTTCTTCCTTTTTTATAGAGATGGCACCGGAGGGGCATTGATTCACTTGTCTGATGATGTCCTCATTCGGTGCGCCGTCCATTTGAATCCATGGACGCTCTTTGGGTTTAAATACGGCAGACGCATACTCCGGAATGTGTGCATTTACCGGGTTCCCAGATGACCGTCACTCCGTCTTTGGTATATTGTTTTTTAGTCATAACAGTGTCTTATGTCTTATGTCTTTTGTCTAATGTCTTATGTCTACTAACCCTCACACCTCCTCATTAAGCATTTCCCGTTTTCTTTTTTTCTTTTCTTCCATCAGGTCAAATTGCTGGAAGATGACGCGTACTCCTTTGTCGTGATTAAAATAACTGCGTGTCCAGTCGAATAGCACCACAACGCGGTTACGGAAGCCGATAAGGCTCATGAGGTGTACGAACATCCATATGAACCAGGCCACAAAGCCGGCCATTTTTAATCCGGCAAACTCAACTACCGCTTTATTCCGGCCTATTGTTGCCATGGCGCCCTTGTTCATGTATTTGAATGGCTTCATGGGTTGGCCTTTTTGCTGACGATGCAGGTTATCCGCCAGGTGGCGTCCCTGTTGTATGGCGGCAGGTGCCACCTGAGGGTGACCGCCTGGGTATTCTTCGCTCACCATAGCAGCACAATCACCGATGGCAAAAATATCCTCGTAACCGTTTACCCTGTTGAAGGTGTCCACATGCATTCGCTGACTTCTTTTGTCGATGACATCTGCCGGAATACCTCCGATGGGACATCCTCTGACGCCGGTGGTCCATATTAAGGTGCGGGCTGCAAAGTCCTTGTTGTTGGTTTGGATGTAGTCGCCGAAGTAATCCAGTACACGCGTATTTAATATGACCTCCACGCCCAGTTTCTCAAGAAAGCGCTGCGCTTTGGCGGATGATGTTTCGGATAATGCGGGCAATACACGCTTTCCACTTTGGATCAACAGAATCCGCATTTTGGAGAAATCCAGCTCGGGGTAGTCTTTGGGAAGTATCTGCATTTTGAGTTCACCAAGAGCACCTGCAAGTTCGACGCCTGTTGGTCCGGCACCGGCGATGGCAAAGGTCATGAGGCTTTTCTTCTTTCTCTTGTTTTCTATGCTGAGTGCCTTTTCAAAGTTCTGAAGCATCAGACTGCGCAGGTCCTGCGCTTCCGGCACGGTCTTCATCGGCATGGAGCTGATGATCAAACCTTCCATGCCAAAGTAATTGGTTTGCGATCCGGTTGCGATAACGAGGTGGTCGTAATGCAGTTCACCGATCTCCGTGTGGATCATTTTTTTAGCGCTATCCACATCCTTCACTTCCGCCATCCGGAAATAGAAATCCTTCTCCTTATGAAATATTTTTCTGATCGGAAAGCTGATGGATGCGGGTTCCAGGGCGGCGGTAGCCACCTGGTAAAGCAGCGGTTGAAACGTGTGGTAGTTGTGCTTGTCGAGAAGCACCACCTGAAAATTCCGCCGGCAAAGACGTTTTGCAATGTTGATCCCCCCGAACCCTCCGCCTATGATCACCACACGGGGAAAACTTGATTTAGGGATGTCGATGTTCACGGATGAACGGTTTAAGGTTTAAAGTTTAAAGTTGGCGTACCTTATATAATCTGATGCACAAAAGGCTCTCCAATTTTCAAATTGTCACATCACCACATCACCACATCATCACATTAACACATCATCTCATTAACACATCATCTCATTAACACATTATCACACTACCCATCTCCCATCAACACAAACTGAATGATATTCGCACCCATTTTCAAGGCTTTCTGCCTGTTCTCTTCCGAGTCATTATGCACTTCCCGGTCTTCCCATCCATCGCCCAGGTCACATTCGTAACTGTAGAAACATACGAGCCGTCCTTCGTAAAATAAGCCAAAACCCTGTGCGGGTTTATCGTCATGTTCATGGATCTTGGGAAGACCTTTGGGGAATTTATATTTCTGATGATAGATAGGGTGGTTGTAAGGCAGCTCGATGAATTCCAGTTCCGGAAAAACCTTTTTCATTTCAGGGCGGATAAATCCGTCCAGTCCGTAGTTATCATCAATGTGAAGAAATCCACCGGAGATCAGATAATTTCTAAGGTTCTCCACATCGCCGGGTGAGAATACGACGTTCCCGTGACCGGTCATATGAAGAAAAGGATAGTTGAAGATCTCAGGACTCCCCACTTCCACGACGGCATAATCCGGCTTGATGTCTGTTCCCAGATTTCTATTGCAGAATTCGATGAGGTTGGGAAGTGAAGTAGGGTTGGCATACCAGTCGCCACCGCCACCATATTTCAGCAGACCTATTTCAAATGTGCCGCCACCGGTGGTGAAGGCAAGCATCGGAAGCAAAAGGGCCAGCAACAATCTCTTTTTCATTCCTTAAAAGTAACGAATTGGATTTGAACTGTACGTTCACAAACGAACTTTCCGGAAGCCTTATTTGGTCCGGACCAATTGAACGTAGTCAATCAGTACACGACGGTCTGCAGCCGTGTCAGGTGTGCCGACAAGAAACGACGCTGCGATCGGTCCGTTCTGATCAAGGGTTTGCATGAGGGTGAACCTCGTCCATGTTCTGGGGCTGACGATGGTATCATGGCTCACACTGTCTGTTTCGCTGTTCAGTTTTAAGGAGAGGGAGCAGGATGAGAAGCCGGGGCAGAGGATCCAGGTGGTCATCTGGTAGGTGCCAGCCGGCAGACTATCTGGTAATCCGAAGGACACCGGGAAAATACACGCCATACCACTCGCCATCGGCGTATCCAGTGGTCCCAGCGAAAAGCACCAGTCGCCAAAATACCCTTGCGGAATGTATTGGTTGGGCCCGGTGAAGGTGCTGTCGTAAGGAAGTTTCGCATACGTCCAGTGATCCATTTGTTCTGCCCTGGAAGTATCAAACTCATCGGTAAAGATCACCTGCCAGGTGCTTTTGGGCAATTCATTCGGATCGGGATCCTTTTTGCATGATGTCCATGCCAGGGTGACGATCAGGCCGGCAACAAACACGAAGATACCTGTGTGGCGCTTATTCATATTTTACCGGAAGGGTGGTCTCTTTATCAAGCCTGAAGATGGGATAACGCAGATGTGCAGCCTCGTAATGAGGGGTCTGTCTGTACACCCATAGCAGCTGCTGATACGGACTTTCCGCAAACGCATCATCCTCCAGTTTCTTAAGATCAAGTTGCTGTTTGATGTCCGGGTGTTCGGCAAGATACTTAGCAGCCAGGTCTTCGAAGACGTAGGGAGAGAAATGTTCCTTCTGCGCCAGGATCACATCAAAAAAGTTCCAGGCAAAGTAAGAGTCCGTAGCTCTTGGTTCCAGAACTTCTATCAGGAAACGGTTCTTGGACTGGTTCAGATACACCACATAATCATCCTTTTTAAAATCGATGCGTTGCGCCTCTGTTCTCGTTTTGATATTATAATGAAGGTAGTGTCCTTCAAATGGTGTTTCGACCGTCTGATAATCTTCAACGTAATAGGCACTCACAGGAATGTTCATGTCCTGTGTGAGTTTCTGGATCGTCACTTTATTCGCTTTCAGTAAGTCTATCACTTCCTTCCATGCCTGGGGGATGATGTAGGCCACGGGAGCCGTTACCTTGTCCGCCGGCCGGTAGGTGTCATAAAACGGGATGGCTTTCTCATAAGGCTGTTCGCGGTCGTAATACAAGCGATCCTTTCCGGTCACATCGCTGGGTTTGTAACCGGCGGTGTATCCTTTGAACATCAGTGGCGTGCTTCGGGTGCTATCCAGTTTCCAACTGAGTGCAAAATCTTTTCGTTCGCGGTCTTCCTGTGCGGCAATGCCTCTGACCTTTCCGATACGCTGACCGTTTTCTGAGGTGAATTTCAGAATATTCACCAGAAAAGTATAGGTAGCCATCACCCTTTCATTGTATGGCTTTAGCATGTGTGCTTCGGTAATGAACCCGATGGTGTTGAAGAGCGACGTGTAGCCTGTGGAATACCTCGGAGAATCAAGGAATCCCGCGATGCCATCATCCGGGGTTTGTCTGATGCTGTTTACATAGGGTGTTGTCAGCACGCCGGCTGCATTCATGCTTTTGTAAAGTTCGGGGAGCATGGTTTCCCTCATATAGGTACCGATCAACGGATGGATCTTGTCCGGATGCGTTGGGATCAGCGTCATCGTATAAGGGTAGTCTGCACCGTTCGTGGTGTGGGTGTCCACGAAAATGTCCGGACGCCAGGTATGGTAGATTTCGGCGAAGGTCCGGGCGTTCTTGCTGTCGGCCTTGATGAAATCCCGGTTCAGGTCAAAGTTTCTGGCGTTGCCGCGGAAGCCATATTCTTGGGGGCCGTCCTGATTGACACGGGTGGTGCTATTGCGGTTTTGCATGCC
It encodes the following:
- a CDS encoding DUF4159 domain-containing protein; this translates as MKKRLLLALLLPMLAFTTGGGTFEIGLLKYGGGGDWYANPTSLPNLIEFCNRNLGTDIKPDYAVVEVGSPEIFNYPFLHMTGHGNVVFSPGDVENLRNYLISGGFLHIDDNYGLDGFIRPEMKKVFPELEFIELPYNHPIYHQKYKFPKGLPKIHEHDDKPAQGFGLFYEGRLVCFYSYECDLGDGWEDREVHNDSEENRQKALKMGANIIQFVLMGDG
- a CDS encoding NAD(P)/FAD-dependent oxidoreductase; protein product: MDIPKSSFPRVVIIGGGFGGINIAKRLCRRNFQVVLLDKHNYHTFQPLLYQVATAALEPASISFPIRKIFHKEKDFYFRMAEVKDVDSAKKMIHTEIGELHYDHLVIATGSQTNYFGMEGLIISSMPMKTVPEAQDLRSLMLQNFEKALSIENKRKKKSLMTFAIAGAGPTGVELAGALGELKMQILPKDYPELDFSKMRILLIQSGKRVLPALSETSSAKAQRFLEKLGVEVILNTRVLDYFGDYIQTNNKDFAARTLIWTTGVRGCPIGGIPADVIDKRSQRMHVDTFNRVNGYEDIFAIGDCAAMVSEEYPGGHPQVAPAAIQQGRHLADNLHRQQKGQPMKPFKYMNKGAMATIGRNKAVVEFAGLKMAGFVAWFIWMFVHLMSLIGFRNRVVVLFDWTRSYFNHDKGVRVIFQQFDLMEEKKKRKREMLNEEV